TCGTTTTGAAAAACTGGTGGAATGCCTTTGGTAGCTTCCTGTAATCATGATCTTGTTTTATGATCGTGGTGAGGTCAACTGAATTATAAGTGTGCCAGTAAAGGATCGGGGCATTGTTAAGCTCCTTGTTAGTCTTCACGAAATTAAGAAGGGCAGCAAAAGTCTTACCTGTATAAGTCAGGTCTAACTCCATGTTTTCCGCTCTTTCTAGGATCTCAATCGCTTCCCTACCTTCAGCGGTGGGCACACCATAACCTCCGCCACAACAATCATGTAATACTTGCACGTCTTCTTCACTGAACTTAATCGCGGGCACCGACTTATCGTACCTCCCCATCAAATGGATTACGTTATTGGCCAGCTTCGCTGTTGCTTTCTCATTTGCCAGCCATAAGTAAGCAACCCGCACACCAATCACTTTCGAACTCAGCCCAGCTAATCTAGTTCCAACCAGAAGCCCAGCCATGGTTCCCTTAGAGCCTAAAGCAACAAAGATGTATTTCGGCTCCGGGATCTCTCCGGCATCAATTTGCCTTTTCAATTCAAAAGCGGCGGCAACGAAGCCCAGACTGCCAAGCACGGAAGAACCACCGGGAGGAAGATAATAGACATTTCCCATTTTTGACAAAAAGTACCAAATTGTCCTTAATGCCGCTCTGGTAGTATTTTGGGCATAACAAAGTTCTGCCCCGAAATGTCGGTCAAGAAGAAGGTTTTCTTGAATATGAGCCGTAACCGGCTGCTCCACCAGCAACAGAAGAGTATTCAGCCCCAGGCGACTGCCGTGTATAACGGTGGCCAGACCGTGGTTGGTGCCTATTCCGCCATATGTCATAATAGTCTTCTTTTTCTTACGAAGGGCATCAGGAAGTGTGAACTCCAGTTTTCGCACCTTATTCCCGCCATAGTATTCCGATGACTTGTTATCTTCCTTTATCCAGATATTTTCGTAGCCAATTTCCCTCCCCAATTTCTCCAGCCTTCTTACCGGCGTGGGGAAATTTCCCAAACTCTTCCACGCGATGTTGTTCTTTAAGCCCGCATATTTCTCAAACAGCACGCATTCCATAGCATTACCTCAATGAGCCTGCAAATTAAGGTGTCATTGTGAGGAGTGCAAGCGACATTGCAACCCCCAAAATAGCCTGCAAAACGTAAAAAGCGGCCTTGTAGCATCTTTTGCGGAAGGCAAAATAGGTTGTAAATTAGCCT
The Chloroflexota bacterium genome window above contains:
- a CDS encoding pyridoxal-phosphate dependent enzyme — translated: MECVLFEKYAGLKNNIAWKSLGNFPTPVRRLEKLGREIGYENIWIKEDNKSSEYYGGNKVRKLEFTLPDALRKKKKTIMTYGGIGTNHGLATVIHGSRLGLNTLLLLVEQPVTAHIQENLLLDRHFGAELCYAQNTTRAALRTIWYFLSKMGNVYYLPPGGSSVLGSLGFVAAAFELKRQIDAGEIPEPKYIFVALGSKGTMAGLLVGTRLAGLSSKVIGVRVAYLWLANEKATAKLANNVIHLMGRYDKSVPAIKFSEEDVQVLHDCCGGGYGVPTAEGREAIEILERAENMELDLTYTGKTFAALLNFVKTNKELNNAPILYWHTYNSVDLTTIIKQDHDYRKLPKAFHQFFKTNFIPSIE